In a genomic window of Mycolicibacter heraklionensis:
- a CDS encoding VOC family protein, with protein MIKPHGVNTEFEISGINHVAMVCSDMERTVDFYSNTLGMPLIKSLDLPAGIGQHFFFDAGNGDCVAFFWFRDAPDRVPGISSPAAIPGIGEITSAVSTLNHLAFHVPADKFDAYRQRLKEKGVRVGPVLNHDESEWQASPTLHPGVYVRSFYFQDPDGITLEFACWTKEFTGDEEHVTPKTAADRRVPANT; from the coding sequence ATGATCAAGCCGCACGGTGTCAACACCGAATTCGAAATCAGCGGGATCAACCACGTAGCGATGGTGTGCTCCGACATGGAACGCACCGTCGACTTCTACAGCAATACCTTGGGCATGCCCCTGATCAAGTCGCTCGACCTGCCCGCGGGTATCGGTCAGCATTTTTTCTTCGATGCCGGTAACGGGGACTGCGTGGCCTTCTTCTGGTTCCGCGACGCCCCGGATCGGGTGCCCGGGATCTCCTCACCGGCCGCCATCCCCGGCATCGGCGAGATCACCAGTGCGGTGAGCACGCTCAACCACCTGGCCTTCCACGTCCCGGCGGACAAGTTCGACGCCTACCGCCAGCGACTGAAAGAGAAGGGCGTGCGGGTCGGCCCGGTCCTCAACCACGACGAGTCCGAGTGGCAGGCGAGCCCGACATTGCACCCGGGGGTGTATGTCCGCTCGTTCTACTTCCAGGACCCCGACGGAATCACGCTGGAATTCGCTTGCTGGACCAAGGAATTCACCGGCGACGAAGAGCACGTCACGCCCAAGACCGCAGCCGACCGGCGGGTCCCGGCCAACACCTAG
- a CDS encoding alpha/beta hydrolase family protein gives MPSHDEAQAAFDGFVDMWTSGRTGGLRAPILHHPGEVDLKYEDVSFPSSDGVRLEGWFIPADSNRLIIHNHFLPGNRSGYPGHLPQFGGLGGFEVNFLPEYKALHDAGYNILCYDMSNHGLSGSRERGTGIGLVEYQDVIGSVRYAKSRPDTASMETFLLSVCLGADSTCVALAKYPEEFEHIKSLILLQPVSADPIVENFVQGNDIPDGYQRFDQTVFERTGFHLAEQSPIEYAKSIEIPTLVVQVHDDVMTRPQDVQAIYDAIPAADKKLHWIEGTTRRFDGYNYFGEHPEVAIDWFDNHRR, from the coding sequence ATGCCCAGTCACGATGAGGCCCAGGCCGCGTTCGACGGTTTTGTCGACATGTGGACGAGCGGTAGGACGGGCGGGTTGCGCGCACCCATCCTGCATCACCCGGGTGAGGTCGACCTGAAGTACGAGGACGTGTCATTTCCGTCGTCGGACGGTGTTCGCCTGGAGGGCTGGTTCATCCCCGCCGACTCGAACCGGTTGATCATCCACAACCATTTCCTGCCTGGAAACCGCTCTGGTTACCCGGGACACCTCCCCCAGTTCGGCGGGCTGGGCGGGTTCGAGGTGAACTTCCTGCCGGAGTACAAAGCGCTGCACGACGCCGGCTACAACATCTTGTGCTACGACATGAGCAACCACGGGCTGAGCGGGTCACGCGAGCGCGGTACCGGAATCGGCCTGGTGGAGTACCAGGACGTGATCGGTTCGGTGCGCTACGCCAAGTCCCGCCCGGACACCGCTTCGATGGAGACGTTCCTGCTCAGCGTCTGCCTGGGGGCCGACTCCACCTGCGTGGCGCTGGCCAAGTACCCGGAGGAGTTCGAGCACATCAAGTCACTGATCCTGTTGCAGCCGGTGTCGGCCGACCCGATCGTCGAGAATTTCGTGCAGGGCAACGACATTCCCGACGGTTACCAGCGGTTCGACCAAACGGTGTTCGAGCGGACCGGTTTTCATCTCGCCGAGCAGTCACCGATCGAGTACGCCAAGTCGATTGAGATTCCCACCCTGGTGGTCCAGGTGCACGACGACGTGATGACCCGGCCGCAGGACGTGCAGGCGATCTACGACGCGATACCCGCAGCCGACAAAAAGCTGCACTGGATCGAGGGCACCACCCGGCGCTTCGACGGTTACAACTACTTCGGCGAGCACCCCGAGGTGGCCATCGATTGGTTCGACAATCACCGCAGGTAA
- a CDS encoding DinB family protein produces MAEAPPPPGRRGMATAGERETLEAFLDDYRDIVVRKVSGLSDADAGRHLVSSATTVGGLVKHLRWVEYGWFDQLLQERRDDNRRPHDREREFELSDDDSLPVLVAEYRRQCEESRRIAAQFPLDHTVSHRRIGQVSLRWIYVHLIEETARHCGQIDILREQLDSATGFD; encoded by the coding sequence ATGGCCGAAGCTCCGCCACCTCCCGGTCGCCGCGGAATGGCAACCGCCGGAGAACGCGAGACCCTGGAGGCGTTCCTCGACGACTACCGGGACATCGTGGTGCGCAAGGTATCCGGACTCTCGGATGCCGACGCCGGCCGGCATCTCGTTTCCTCGGCAACGACAGTGGGCGGGCTGGTCAAGCACCTGCGTTGGGTGGAGTACGGCTGGTTCGACCAGCTACTGCAAGAACGCCGCGACGACAACCGGCGCCCGCACGACCGCGAGCGGGAGTTCGAACTGTCCGACGACGACTCACTGCCCGTGCTGGTCGCAGAGTATCGCCGACAGTGCGAGGAGTCCCGGCGGATCGCCGCGCAGTTTCCGCTGGATCACACGGTCTCACATCGCCGCATCGGCCAGGTTTCCCTGCGCTGGATCTACGTGCACCTGATCGAGGAGACCGCCCGACACTGCGGGCAGATCGATATTTTGCGCGAACAGCTTGACAGCGCAACGGGTTTCGACTGA
- a CDS encoding 2-hydroxyacid dehydrogenase yields the protein MALRVLAHFIPGPKVEEFVAPESDWLDIRWCAADDDATFHRELADAEVLWHVLRPLSGDDLRSGPALRLVHKFGVGINTIDVDVATQRGIAVANMPGANAASVAEGTVLLMLAVLRRLLPLDRATREVRGWPTDPDLGERCRDIGGCTVGLVGFGSIAQRVAGIVAAMGAQVLHTSTRDDGTPGWRPLPELLAAADIVSLHVPLTDATEGLIDRAALERMKPDAVLVNTARGPIVDEAALAEALSGGRLAGAGLDVFAVEPVTADNPLLGLENVVLTPHVSWYTADTMRRYLAAAVDNCRRLRDGQPLTHVVNQPTSC from the coding sequence ATGGCGTTGAGAGTCCTGGCGCACTTCATTCCCGGACCGAAGGTCGAGGAATTCGTTGCACCCGAGTCGGATTGGCTCGACATCCGCTGGTGCGCCGCCGACGACGACGCCACCTTCCACCGCGAACTGGCCGACGCCGAGGTGCTGTGGCACGTGCTGCGACCGCTCTCGGGTGACGATCTGCGGAGCGGGCCTGCACTGCGGCTGGTGCACAAGTTCGGCGTCGGCATCAACACCATCGACGTCGACGTCGCGACACAGCGCGGCATCGCGGTGGCCAATATGCCCGGTGCCAATGCCGCCTCGGTCGCCGAGGGCACCGTGCTGCTGATGCTCGCCGTGCTGCGCCGGCTGCTGCCGCTGGACCGCGCGACCCGTGAGGTACGCGGTTGGCCGACCGATCCCGATCTTGGCGAGCGCTGCCGCGACATCGGCGGCTGTACCGTCGGCCTGGTCGGCTTCGGCAGCATCGCTCAACGGGTGGCCGGGATCGTGGCGGCCATGGGCGCGCAGGTGCTGCATACCAGCACCCGCGACGACGGCACGCCCGGTTGGCGGCCCCTGCCCGAACTGCTCGCCGCAGCCGACATCGTCTCGCTACACGTTCCGCTGACCGACGCGACCGAGGGATTGATCGACCGGGCCGCCCTGGAGCGCATGAAACCCGATGCGGTGTTGGTCAACACCGCACGCGGACCGATCGTCGACGAAGCCGCGCTGGCCGAGGCGCTGAGCGGCGGGCGGCTGGCCGGGGCCGGCCTCGACGTGTTCGCCGTCGAACCGGTGACCGCGGACAACCCGCTGCTCGGGTTGGAGAACGTGGTGCTGACCCCGCACGTCAGCTGGTACACCGCCGACACCATGCGGCGCTATCTGGCTGCGGCTGTCGACAACTGCCGCCGACTGCGCGACGGGCAGCCCCTGACCCACGTAGTCAACCAACCGACTAGTTGTTAG
- a CDS encoding acyl-CoA dehydrogenase, translating into MPIAITSEHQDLADSVRSFVSRAVPSELLHAAMDSPIENPPPYWRAAAEQGLAGVHLAEEVGGQGFGILELAVVLAEFGYGAVPGPFVPSAIASALIAANNPAAAELSGLASGAVIASYTLNPGLTATAQGTGLVIHGEARAVAAAAQASLLVLPVAVDSDEVWVVLRADQLEIEPVASVDPLRPIAHVRAAGVEVDDIAVLRNLSSARAHALISTLLSAEAVGVARWATDTAADYAKIREQFGRPIGQFQAIKHKCAEMIADTERATAAVWDAARAVDEANENGWDAAGSTVEFATAVAATLAPSAAQHCTQDCIQVHGGIGFTWEHDAGVYYRRALILAASFGSRSAYPQQVVDTATAGGMRKIDIDLDPDTEKLRAEIRAEVAALKAMPHDERTIAIAEGGWVLPYLPKPWGRAAEPIEQIIIEQEFSTGRVRRQAMGIAAWLIPSIVAFGTEEQKQRFLPATFRGELIWCQLFSEPGAGSDLASLTTKATKVDGGWRISGQKIWTSAAQFSSWGALLARTDSSAPKHDGITYFLLDMKSEGVTVSPLRELTGGAMFNTVFIDDVFIPDELVLGEVNRGWEVSRNTLTAERVSIGGSEMPFLASLDGFVEFIRDGQFDGGEQRRAGQLIAEGHAAKLLNLRSTLLTLAGLDPMPAAAVSKLLSMRTGQGYAEFAVGTFAGDAAIGDREQLPGKWAEYLLMSRATTIYGGTSEVQLNIIAERLLGLPRDP; encoded by the coding sequence ATGCCGATAGCAATCACTTCTGAGCATCAGGACCTCGCCGACTCCGTGCGGTCCTTCGTGTCACGGGCCGTGCCGTCCGAGCTGCTGCACGCGGCGATGGACTCCCCGATCGAGAACCCGCCGCCGTATTGGCGGGCCGCCGCCGAGCAGGGCTTGGCGGGTGTGCATCTGGCCGAGGAAGTCGGCGGGCAGGGTTTCGGAATCCTGGAATTGGCGGTGGTGCTGGCCGAGTTCGGCTACGGCGCGGTGCCCGGACCATTCGTGCCGTCGGCGATCGCCAGCGCCCTGATCGCGGCGAACAATCCGGCCGCCGCCGAGCTCAGCGGGCTGGCCAGCGGAGCGGTGATCGCCAGCTACACGCTCAACCCGGGGCTGACCGCCACCGCCCAGGGGACGGGATTGGTGATCCACGGCGAGGCGCGTGCGGTCGCGGCCGCCGCTCAGGCGTCGTTGCTGGTGCTGCCCGTGGCGGTCGACAGCGACGAGGTCTGGGTGGTGCTGCGCGCCGACCAGCTCGAGATCGAGCCGGTGGCCAGCGTCGACCCGCTGCGCCCCATCGCCCATGTGCGCGCCGCCGGCGTCGAGGTCGACGACATCGCGGTCCTGCGTAACCTCTCGTCGGCGCGCGCGCACGCGCTGATCTCGACGCTGCTGTCCGCAGAGGCGGTCGGGGTGGCCCGCTGGGCCACCGACACCGCGGCGGACTACGCCAAGATCCGCGAGCAGTTCGGCCGACCGATCGGCCAGTTCCAGGCCATCAAGCACAAGTGCGCGGAGATGATCGCCGATACCGAGCGGGCCACCGCTGCGGTGTGGGATGCCGCCCGCGCTGTCGATGAGGCGAATGAAAACGGCTGGGACGCTGCGGGTTCGACGGTGGAGTTCGCGACTGCCGTGGCGGCCACCCTGGCGCCGAGCGCCGCGCAGCACTGCACCCAGGACTGCATCCAGGTGCACGGTGGAATCGGCTTCACCTGGGAGCACGACGCGGGTGTGTACTACCGGCGGGCGCTGATATTGGCCGCCTCCTTCGGCTCCCGCTCCGCGTACCCCCAGCAGGTCGTCGACACCGCCACCGCCGGTGGGATGCGCAAGATCGACATCGACCTGGACCCCGACACCGAGAAGCTGCGGGCCGAGATCAGGGCCGAGGTCGCCGCACTCAAGGCCATGCCGCACGACGAGCGCACGATCGCGATCGCCGAGGGCGGCTGGGTGCTGCCCTACCTGCCGAAGCCGTGGGGGCGGGCCGCCGAGCCGATCGAGCAGATCATCATCGAGCAGGAGTTTTCCACCGGCCGGGTGCGTCGCCAGGCGATGGGTATCGCCGCGTGGCTCATCCCGTCGATCGTGGCGTTTGGCACCGAGGAGCAGAAGCAGCGTTTCCTCCCCGCCACGTTCCGCGGCGAATTGATCTGGTGCCAACTGTTTTCCGAGCCGGGCGCCGGTTCAGACCTGGCCAGCCTGACCACCAAGGCGACCAAGGTCGACGGCGGCTGGCGGATCAGCGGACAGAAGATCTGGACGTCGGCCGCGCAGTTCTCCTCGTGGGGAGCCCTGCTGGCGCGCACGGACAGCTCCGCGCCCAAACATGATGGCATCACTTACTTCCTGCTGGACATGAAGAGCGAAGGCGTGACGGTCAGCCCGTTGCGTGAACTCACCGGCGGGGCGATGTTCAACACCGTGTTCATCGACGACGTGTTCATCCCGGACGAGTTGGTGCTCGGCGAGGTGAACCGGGGCTGGGAGGTCAGCCGCAACACACTGACCGCCGAGCGGGTGTCGATCGGCGGTTCCGAGATGCCGTTCCTGGCCAGCCTCGACGGGTTCGTCGAGTTCATCCGGGACGGCCAGTTCGACGGAGGCGAACAGCGCCGGGCCGGTCAGCTGATCGCTGAAGGACACGCCGCCAAGCTGCTCAACCTGCGCTCGACGCTGCTGACACTGGCGGGCCTCGACCCGATGCCGGCGGCGGCAGTGTCCAAGCTGCTGTCGATGCGCACCGGACAGGGCTACGCCGAGTTCGCGGTGGGCACGTTCGCCGGTGATGCCGCGATCGGCGACCGTGAGCAGCTGCCCGGCAAGTGGGCCGAATACCTGTTGATGAGCCGCGCCACCACCATCTACGGCGGCACCTCGGAGGTCCAGCTCAACATCATCGCCGAGCGTCTGCTCGGCCTGCCCCGCGACCCGTAG
- a CDS encoding TetR/AcrR family transcriptional regulator: MCVPVSTSPEQPGHRDPLPTHRGRRTQAAIDAAARAVIARKGVLATTIADIAAEAGRSAASFYNYYDSKEAMVAEWALRFRDEAGERASAVVRHGMTNRERIEQATAAHWHTYRNRLAEMVGVSQLAMVNDDFARYWAEICAVPVGHITETVKRAQAEGYCTNDDPALLAVAIVSMLNQFCYVQLATPRDDDGPDDAACIRTLANVFYRAIYTEENS; encoded by the coding sequence ATGTGTGTTCCGGTGTCGACCAGCCCCGAGCAGCCCGGCCACCGCGACCCGTTGCCCACCCACCGGGGTCGACGCACCCAGGCCGCGATCGACGCAGCCGCCCGCGCGGTGATCGCCCGCAAGGGAGTTCTGGCGACCACCATCGCCGACATTGCGGCCGAGGCCGGCCGATCGGCCGCGTCGTTCTACAACTACTACGACTCCAAAGAGGCCATGGTCGCCGAATGGGCGCTGCGATTCCGCGATGAGGCCGGCGAGCGAGCATCCGCCGTGGTGCGGCACGGGATGACCAACCGCGAACGGATCGAGCAGGCCACTGCCGCACATTGGCACACCTACCGCAACCGGCTGGCCGAGATGGTCGGTGTCTCCCAACTGGCGATGGTCAACGACGACTTCGCCCGGTACTGGGCGGAGATCTGCGCGGTTCCGGTCGGCCACATCACTGAAACGGTGAAGCGCGCCCAAGCCGAGGGCTACTGCACCAACGACGACCCGGCGTTGCTGGCGGTGGCGATCGTCTCGATGCTCAACCAGTTCTGCTATGTCCAGCTCGCCACGCCCCGCGACGACGACGGACCCGACGACGCAGCGTGTATTCGCACGCTGGCCAACGTGTTCTACCGGGCCATCTACACCGAGGAGAATTCCTGA